A genomic region of Antennarius striatus isolate MH-2024 chromosome 4, ASM4005453v1, whole genome shotgun sequence contains the following coding sequences:
- the cep41 gene encoding centrosomal protein of 41 kDa gives MSLYRGIGSAEYMTKWTPRNAKYEHVKTKLDTGCSITKYMEKMEDIKKNYRYRKDEIFKRLKVTTFAQLILQVTSVSGLNETIDGESVDPADGVSVACEGDLESVSERSNTSAPAPLPADPQEAAESRESCRSARSTLHSLVTGVGELNLQRPPQETTRGPDPGDTPYPDCPYLLLDVRDRDQYECCHIISASSFPITMLARTMNPYTKEILQYKNAAGKIIVVYDEDERMAIQVATSMCQRGFENLFLLSGGLKVVAQKFPEGLTTGSLPPSCLSPGASRRRRSSAPPVAAERRCRFTPDELNKIQEQLEEVYTPSSASSRVSSSMSSSSGRSKASGAQSRLSSCSSGGGRRVQSCRPWK, from the exons ATGTCGCTGTATCGGGGCATCGGCAGCGCGGAG TACATGACGAAATGGACACCGAGAAACGCAAAGTATGAACACGTGAAGACGAAGCTGGACACAG GATGCAGCATCACAAAGTACATGGAGAAAAtggaggacattaaaaaaa aCTACAGGTACAGAAAAGATGAAATCTTCAAGCGGTTAAAGGTCACAACATTTGCACAACTG ATTCTACAGGTAACGTCTGTTTCAGGCCTGAATGAGACTATTGATGGAGAATCAGTCGACCCCGCAG ACGGCGTGTCGGTGGCGTGTGAAGGAGACCTGGAGTCGGTCTCTGAACGCAGCAACACGTCAGCACCGGCGCCGCTTCCTGCAGATCCTCAGGAGGCAGCCGAGTCCCGGGAGAGCTGCCGCTCCGCCAGGTCGACACTGCACAG CCTCGTCACCGGCGTCGGGGAACTGAACCTCCAGCGGCCCCCCCAGGAGACGACGAGGGGCCCGGACCCGGGGGACACGCCCTACCCCGACTGCCCCTACCTGCTGCTGGACGTCCGGGACCGGGACCAGTATGAGTGCTGCCATATCATCAGCG CCTCCAGCTTCCCCATCACCATGCTGGCCCGAACCATGAACCCCTACACCAAGGAGATCCTGCAATAC AAAAACGCTGCAGGGAAAATCATCGTGGTGTACGACGAGGACGAGAGGATGGCCATCCAGGTGGCCACGTCCATGTGTCAGCGGGGGTTCGAGAACCTGTTCCTGCTGTCTGGAG GTCTGAAGGTGGTGGCCCAGAAGTTCCCGGAGGGGCTGACCACGggctccctccccccctcctgcCTGTCTCCAGGGGCGTCacggaggaggcggagctcgGCGCCCCCGGTGGCGGCGGAGAGGAGGTGCAGGTTCACGCCGGACGAGCTGAACAAGAtccaggagcagctggaggaggtctACACCCCCAGCAGCGCCAGCA GTCGCGTGTCCAGCAGCATGTCGTCCAGCAGCGGTCGGTCCAAAGCGTCGGGCGCTCAGAGCCGCCTGAGTTCCTGCTcatcggggggggggcgccGCGTCCAGAGCTGCAGGCCCTGGAAATaa
- the cpa5 gene encoding carboxypeptidase A5 — MRGLIAFTLLVAVFGRETFEGHQVLRIVGRDEAQLSVVRALGGAEELQLDFWTDVTQVGSPVDVRVPPRSLQVVKDHLESHGIQFSVMIRDLQALVEEEQEEMDAAAATRFTEARNTDEFDYTTYHTLSEIYRFQDQLVAENPKLVSKLTIGQSYERRDLNVLKFSTGGTGRPAIWIDTGIHSREWVTQASGVWFAKKIVTDYGRDPALTAILDNMDIYLETVTNPDGYAYTHSANRMWRKTRKPNPGSRCAGVDPNRNWDAGFGGPGASGNPCSETYRGPGAHSESEVRSIVDFVKRHGNFKAFVSIHSYSQMLLYPYGYTRTPAKDQAELHSLAKKAVSALSSLYGTSYRYGSIINTIYQASGGTIDWTYNQGIKYSYTFELRDTGRHGFLLPANQIVPTAQETWLALMAIMDHTHKNPY; from the exons ATGAGGGGGTTGATCGCGTTCACGCTGCTCGTGGCCGTTTTCGGCAGGGAGACGTTCGAGGG ACATCAGGTGCTGCGTATCGTGGGACGGGATGAGGCTCAGCTGTCTGTGGTCAGAGCGCTGGGGGGGGCGGAGGAGCTGCAG ctggactTCTGGACGGACGTGACCCAGGTGGGGTCTCCAGTGGACGTCAGGGTCCCCCCCCGCAGCCTGCAGGTGGTGAAGGATCACCTGGAGAGTCACGGCATCCAGTTCTCCGTCATGATCCGGGACCTGCAG gcgctggtggaggaggagcaggaggagatggacgccgccgccgccactcGTTTCACCGAGGCGAGAAACACAGACGAGTTCGACTACACCACGTACCACACCCTCAGTgag ATCTACAGGTTCCAGGACCAGCTGGTGGCTGAGAACCCCAAACTGGTCTCCAAGCTGACGATTGGCCAGAGCTATGAGCGCCGGGACTTGAACGTCCTGAag TTCAGCACCGGGGGAACGGGCCGCCCCGCCATCTGGATCGACACCGGCATCCACTCCAGGGAGTGGGTCACCCAGGCCAGCGGCGTCTGGTTCGCCAAGAAG ATCGTGACCGACTACGGTCGTGACCCCGCCCTCACCGCCATCCTGGACAACATGGACATCTACCTGGAGACGGTGACCAACCCTGACGGCTACGCCTACACCCACAGCGCC AACCGGATGTGGCGTAAAACCAGGAAGCCCAACCCCGGGTCCCGCTGCGCGGGGGTCGACCCCAACAGGAACTGGGACGCTGGTTTTGGag GACCCGGTGCCAGCGGGAACCCCTGCTCAGAGACCTACCGGGGCCCCGGGGCCCACTCTGAGTCTGAGGTCCGGTCCATCGTGGACTTTGTGAAGCGACACGGGAACTTCAAGGCGTTTGTCTCCATCCACTCGTACTCCCAGATGCTGCTGTACCCCTACGGCTACACCCGCACCCCCGCCAAGGACCAGGCCGAGctg caCAGCCTGGCGAAGAAGGCGGTGTCTGCCCTGAGCTCGCTGTACGGGACCAGCTACCGATACGGCAGCATCATCAACACCATCT ACCAGGCCAGCGGGGGCACCATCGACTGGACCTACAACCAGGGCATCAAGTACTCCTACACCTTCGAGCTGAGGGACACCGGTCGCCACGGCTTCCTGCTGCCGGCCAATCAGATCGTCCCCACGGCCCAGGAGACGTGGCTGGCGCTGATGGCCATCATGGACCACACCCACAAGAACCCTTACTGA